In Candidatus Methylomirabilota bacterium, the sequence CGCCGGCCAGTCAGCGCGCCGCGCCTGATCGCGAGACGTGGATCGGCCCGGCCCCACCAGCCCGCACGCCCGCGGTGAGGGCGGCCACCAGGCGCTTCAGGCGGGTCTTCTCGTGCTCCAGCTGCCGGAGCCGGCGCGCCTCGTTGACCTCCAGGCCGTGGGACTTCGCCTACCACCGATAACACGTCTGTTCGCTGATGCCGTGCCGCAGGCAGAGGTCGCTGCTCTTCGCGCCCGCCTCGGCCTCCTTCAGAATCCCGATGATCTGCTCTTCCGTGAACCGCTTCCGACGCATCGCGGGCCCTCACCGCGGCCATCCGAGCCAAATCCTCACCATCCCTGTGGCGCAGTTTTCAAGTAGCAGGCCGCGTCGGCACTCGACTGGACCAAGGTCCAATAGGTAAGCGAGGTGTCGACGCATAGAGTGAGAGAGCAACCGAAAGGAGACGCTCCATGAAACTTCCGCTCATCATCATCGGGATAGTGCTCATCGCGGTCGGCCTGGTGTCCCTCGTGTACCAGGGCATCACGTACACGAGCCGCGAGACGGTGGTGAACCTCGGACCCATCAAGGCCACCGCGGACACACAGAAGACGATTCCGCTGTCGCCGATTCTCGGCGGCCTCGCGCTGGCCGGCGGCGTCATCTTGCTCGCCGGCGCGTGGCGCAGTCGATGACGCGGGGCCGACTGACACCCATGCTCTGCCGCTACCTCCTCGGTGCCATCGGGCTGGCCGCCGTAACCTCGGGCGCCTTGGTCTACACGGTGGCCACCGAGACCGACGGTCTGATGAACGGCGCGCAGGTGCTGGCGAGCGTCGACCGGCGGCCCGTGGATTCCTCTGCCACGTACCTGGAGCAGATGAAGCTCACGCAGGAGACGTTGAGGAGCTTCGGCTACGCGCCGGGCGCCATCAACGGGATCATGCGCTTCGAGACCGCCTCGGCGCTGCGCGCCTTCCAGCGCGAGCAAGGGCTCAAAATCACGGGCCAGGCGAATCCCGAGACCCTGGCCGCGCTCGGGATCGAAGACAAGCTGTACAGACGACCGCGGTGAGTGCCGCATTGCGGATCAGACGGAAATCGCCGGCATGGGATTGCAGCTCATCATTTTGACAGGAGGACGGACGATGAAACGACGACTACTGGTTGCGCTGCTCCCGCTGTGTGCGGGGGTGTTGGTGGCGGTGGGGTGCACGGGTCCGGCGGGTCCGACGGGGATGACAGGGGCGCAAGGCGCTCCAGGGATGACGGGGGTACAGGGCTCTCCCGGGATGACGGGGGCGCAGGGCTCCGCTGGGATGACCGGCGTGCAAGGCTCGGCTGGGATGACGGGGGTACAGGGCCCGGCAGGAATTACGGGGGCCCAGGGCGCGCCGGCGTCGCCGCCGATGCCGGGCGTTCGCTGGATGTCGTTGAAGGAGTTCATGTTCGATTACGACAGGTCGGACATTCGGTATTCGGAGTCGAGGAAGCCCGCCGAGGTCGCGGCCTACATGAGCCAGAACCCGTCGGTGCGGCTCGGGATCGACGGCTACACGGATTTGCGCGGCACCAGTCAGTACAATCTGCCGCTGAGCCAGCGGCGGGTCACGACTGTTCGTGACGCGCTGATTCAGGCGGGAGTGCCGGCGGACCGGATCGAGACGGGCACGTTCGGTTCGGATCGGGTCATGTGTAATCCGTCCACCGAGCAGTGCTCGCAGCGCGAGGGGCGAGTCGAAGTGCTGGTCCGCGCCAGCAACTAGCCCCCGCGGTCGGGGGATCTCCTGCGCGTCCTGTACGCGGAGGAGGTTCCCCGAGGTGCTGGCCTTCATGGACCAAGGTCCACCAGGCGTCATTGTTGCGGCGCTGATACGGTGGCCACCAAGCAGCCTCGAGGAGGACCCTCCGCCGGGGAGAACGCCCTGCAGCCTGACTCCGGCGCGCGCTACCGAATGCGCAGGTCGCGCAACGAGCCCAGGACACCGAACGACTGCAACAGCCAGATGACGACCACGATGACGACCACGGCGTTGATGATCGACTTAATCTTCGAATCCATCGGCACGTAGTTGTTGAGCAGCCAGAGTAGAACCCCGACGACCGCCAGCGTCATGACGAGTCCGATCAGGCTCATGTCCGCTCCTCTCTCATTCCTGCACGACGAAGCTTGTGGTCCCGTGTGACAGTCAGTCGCTCACGGCGACGGCCACTCTTACGACTTTCGAGCTCCGGCGATGACCAGCACCACGCCGCCGGCAAGGGCGAGTGCGCCGAGGATCGGCGGCAGGGGAATGCTCTTCTCCTTGTCGGCCGTGATCTTGAGCGGCCCAAGGTCCACGACCTTCTCGCGCGTCGTGTACGTGATGCCCTGGTAGGCCAGGGCGAGCACACCGAGAATGATCAGGACGACACCGACGAGAGTTACGGGTTTCATGGCGCTCTCCTCCCTCTCCTGGTCATGCTTCTCTGGCTGCTGGTACCGGGCGAATCGCTTCCTCCCCTGTCCGGAGAGCCTCGCTGACATGCGCCCTCGTGTCCTGCAAGAACTCGTCGGCACGACGCAGGGCATGCCCGCTGCGGTCGAGCACCTTCTCAGCCTTCTCCTCTACCGCCCGAACGCCCTCGGCCGCCTTCGTGCGTACCCCGCGCGTCTTCTCCTCCACGTACTCCTCCATCTCCCGTCCCCACAGCCACACGACGGCTGCCCCCATGATCGCTCCCAGGACAAAAGCCCTACTGGTTCCCATCGCGGTCCTCCTCGATTGCGATTTCAGGCGATCCCGTCGCGACGCCTCGACCTGCCGTCACTTGATCCGCATGTCGTTACAGCTCAAGCATCCCTATTGGCACTTTGGGGCTTCCCTGAGCTTGGCCTCGATGCGGTCGCCGACTTTGAGGTTCTGGAGCGTCTCCGCGGAGACCTGAAACTCATGGACCGTACCGTCAGCCTCCCGCACCGTGACCTTGCTCTGGCCCGGGTCCACTTTGACGACCTGGCCCCCGACCTTCTCAGGGGTCTTCACCGTGCCCTGGGGATCGCAGGCAGGCTTGCTCTGCCCCAGCGCCGTTCCCGTCCACAGCATCATAAGCGCAACCGCGAGTCCCGCCGCCAACCGTGGCCACATGAGCATTGCCAGCCCCCTCAGTTCTTGTTGTGGTTATAGATGTCGTAGATTGCCCCAGCCGCGGCGCCCACCCCCGTGCCGATCAATGCGCCTTTGCCGGCGCCATACCCCGTGCCGGCGCCAACCGCCGCACCTGCCCCCGCGCCCACAGCGGCGCCGGTCACCGTCCCGCAGCCCGCGAACGTGACCGCGAGCATCCACAAGCCAATGATCCACGTGACTAGCCGCTTCGTCATGACGTCCCTCCTTCGAGTTCTAACGTTCAAGCCTCGTTTGCGATATCAGGCGATCCCGTCGCGACCGCTCGACCTGCTGTCACTTGATCCGCATGTCGTTCTTGACGGACGTGACGCCCGCGACCCCGCGTGCGACTTGCACCGCCCTGTCGATGTCCGCCTGAGACCTGACGAATCCGCTCAACTGGACCGACCCCTTGAACGTTTCGACGTTGATCTCGTTGACCTTCAGGCTGGAGTCGTTGAAGATCGCCGTCTTCACCTTCGCCGTGATCACGGAGTCGTCCACGTATTCTCCAGTCCCCTCCTTCGTTGCTGTCGAAGCGCACCCCACGGCCGACGCCAACAGGATGCTGAGAGCAAGGATCCCGAACCCTCTAAGTGGTCTCATGGCCATACCTCCATTCGAATGACGATCCAGGTGAGCATCAGTCAGAGGGCCGACCCGCCGCGGTCCAGCGAGCAGGTCACCGCGGCGCCGTCAGATGGATCGGCGGCCGCCAAGGAACTGGACCACGACGACAATGACGGCGACCACCAGTAGCAGGTGGACAAACCCGCCGGCCGAGTACGAACTGATCATGCCGAGCGCCCACAACACCAGCAGAATCACCGCGATGGTCCAAAGCATGGCAGCCTCCTTGTCAGCGCTCGACCGCAGTCGGCGCGGGGCGTGTGATCGAGTCTCCGTCAATTTCGATGAACACCATCGGCGGCTCCGCCGCCCGCCGGACCGTCCAGGTGACGGAGGCCACGGATCTCGTGTGCGGGTTGACCCCATCCCACGCGCCCTCCGTCGGCCGGCGCCCGCTCGGGCTCGCGGCCCTCTCGCGGTGGCACTCGTAAAAGCCATCCGTCGCGAGCGCGCCCAGCACCTCTTCCGGCCGGCCAATCCAACCCTTCCCCTGCTCCGTCCACGTCATCCGGCCCTGCTTGTACAGATCGTTGAGCGTGGGCATGAGGCTGTCCATCTGCCGCATTCCCGGTCCCCGGTCCTGGTGAAGGCACATGACGTCACTCTCCAGTCTTCGGGCGCTGGATTGTCCCCCGAGATGCCTCTTTACTTGGACGACGCGACCTCGACACCATGATTCCAGATCTTAGGCGACGGGATTCCGTCCGACTAGTGGACCAAGGTCCAATACGCAGGCTGGCCGCTTCGGAAGGTTCCTCACGACGTGCAGCGTTCCGAGGGGAGCCGCAGCGCAGTCGCGAGGTGGACCAAGGCCCAATGGACCAACGTCCCCTAGGCGGTCCGGATAGCGACGACTAGACTCAAAACGCAATGAAGGAGTCGAGTGTGCAATCGACGCATGGCAGTTCACCAATAGCAGGAGGGAAGACACGTGAAACGCGCACTGTTGTTTGGGGTTCTCGCGCTGTTCGCAGTGGGGTGTAGCGCCCGACCCATGGGCGGGGAGACGGGGTGGAAGGTATATGGGCCCGCAGGCCCTGAGGGCCCTGCCGGGCTCGTAGGTCCCGCAGGCCCCGCTGGATCTCCCGGCCTCGCTGGGCTCTCGGGACCACAGGGACCACAGGGACCGCAAGGCCCGCAGGGGCCACAGGGAGTCGCTGCTGTCTGGCAATCGTTCAGGGACATTCTCTTCGACTTCGACAAGTCGGATGTGCGGGCGAATGAGGTTAGCAAGATCAAGGACATCGTGGCGTTCATGAAGCAGAACCCGACGTTCGAGATCGGGATCGAGGGCTTCGCGGATCCCCGTGGTACGGACGCGTACAACCAGGCCCTGAGCGAGCGGCGGGTCAAGGCCATTCGTGACGCCCTGGTGGCTGCGGGGGCCTCGGCCGGCGCGATTCGAACCGGAGCCGAGGGAGAGAAGAACCGAAACTGCGGTGAAGACACCGAGAGCTGCTTCCAGAAGAACCGCCGGGTTGAAGTGTACGTGCGGCCCAATGCAATTCCAGCCTCGGCTCGGTAACGGAAGGCAAAGGGAGAGACATGATGCGAAACCTGATGATCAGCATCGCAACCGCCGGCCTCCTCGTCGCGGTTGCCGGCTGTAGCGCGTCCCCGCCGCGCTGGGGGTACGTCGGCCCCGACTCGACTCCCGGGTGGAAAGGCCAGAACTTCTACGCCTACCAGGACGGGTACGTCGCGTTGAACTACACGAATAACGATGACTTCAAGGTCATCACCATTTGCACGCCGCAACCGCAGCTCGTCGAGCCGGGTCGGATGGGAGCGGCAGGCCGTCTGGGGCTCGCCGGACCTCGTGGACCTGCCGGACCCCCCGGAGCCGCCGGCGTAAGCGGCGCTCCTGGGCCTCAGGGGCCTGTCGGGCCTCCCGGTCCTCCTGGACCTGCTGGAATATCGGGCCCTCCGGGATCCCGAGGGCTGCAGGGAAGGCCGGGGGCGACGCTCGATAGCGTCCACTTCCAGTTCCAGACGGCGCAGCTCCTGTCCGAGTGCCAAGGCAAGATTGCGCAGATTGTTGCCTGGGCGCAGCGCAATCCATCGGCTCAGATCGAGCTTCAGGGTTACCTGGACCAGCGGGAGGCCCTGAACAAGTACTCATGGGACGGGTCGGGCTACAGCGCGCGTAGCGATGCGCTGAGCGATCTACGCGCTCGTCTCGTTCGGGATGCACTGATCACAGCAGGGTTGGAGAAGACCCGGGTCAGGCTGGGCAATGGGGACAGAGGTCGGCTCCTGTGCTCAGAAGGGTCCGAGGCCTGCTGGCAGCAGAATCGGCGCGTCGAGATAGTGGTCGCCGCGCGGGCGGCCCGCTGAGCTTTTGAGACGCAGGGGGGCGGGGTGTGTCCCGCCCCCCTAAGGGGCAGAATAACAGCGCTGATCGCTCGTCTTCGCCTTCGCGACGCCCGCCCGGTGGTCTCCCCTCTCGATTCTCCTCGCAGGTTGACGTAGGCCGTGCAGAAGAGGCGATCGCAGATAGCGTCGGCATGGGTGGGCTCCCGGATCAGGTCGTGCCAGCCTTTGACCGGCACCTGGCTGGTGATGAGGGTCGAGGCCCGTTCGGCGAAGGCCTCGACGAGCCGGGACTTGCCGATGCCGGTGGGGCCGATCAGGAGCAGGTTGCGATGCTGGGCGATCCCGGGCTTAGGTGGTGAGGGAGTGGCCGAGGGCCTAGTCGAGGTCGCGCCGTGGGCTGTCCTGTTCGTGGCGGACAACGGCCGGCTGGGCAAGGGCACGCTCTGGGGCCGAACGTAGGGCCCGAGCGCGGCTCAGACTTTCGGCAGCACGTGGTGAGCCGGCCCTCTCTCCACGCGTGGGGTCTGGTTCACCGGGGCGGACAGCTCGACGATCCGCTTCTCGAGCCGTCGGACCTTACGCTTCAGCTCGATCTCCCGCGCGAAGCCGCTCACCGACGCGAAGAGGACGCCCACGAAGGCCGACAGCAGGAGCAGCAGGGACAGCGGCAGGCTCACGGTTCGCAAGTTGAGGAAGCTCACCGTCACAGGGTCCGGATTCTGGACGGCGAACGCCATTGCCGCGGCGCCGAGGAGCGCGATCAGAACGTATACGAAGACCATGGTGGCCTCCTGTGCCCGACACTCGGGGTCTACTGGCCCTCGCGTCGCTCATTTGCCCTGAAGGGCGCGAGGGCCCGGTCCGCGGGGCTCGGCACCTGGGGCGGGGGAACGGCGATGTACTTCCGCAGGGCGGACTTCGTGCGCGGGCCCATGATCCCGTCAATCGGACCAGGATCGTAGCCGGCGGCCACCAGAGCCTGCTGGACTTCTCGCACGTGACGGGTCCTGGCCCCGGCCCCTGACACGGCGGCCTTCGCGGCGGGCGGCGGTGACACCGGCTCGTCCGCCCACACCAGGCCCGTGAGCGCGGCCGTCATCACGATCGGGATGCCCACGAGGACTCCAAGGCGCGTCGAATGTATCCATCGCACAGCGTGATCCTCCTCAGCCCGTGTAGCCGCGCGAGTGCATGCAGGCTGCGTAGGCATTGCGGTAGCGCTCGTCGTGCTTCCCGTTCTCGTTCAAGCCATAGAGCGTCCCGCCGCCGGCGCCCACGAGGCCACCGATGACCGCACCCTTGCCGGCGCCGCTCCCGCCATCAATGACGGCGCCGCCCGCCGCGCCGACTGCGGCACCCGCGACCGCGCCGATCGCGCCAGCGATCACGGTATCTTTGGTCTTCTCACGCTGGCCGGCCTGGGCCGCCGCGGACTGGTTGCACGTGTCGATCGCCGATTGCGTCGGCACGCCCGCTGCCGTCGGTGCCGCCGGTGAGGTTGCCACGCGCGGCGCCGCGCGGCCCGGGCTGACGTCGACCACCTTCTTGTCGCTCTCCCTGCCGCTCCAGTTCGCCACGACGAGGCCCGTCACGAGCGCGGTCGCGATCACGAGAGCCATCCCGATGGCTGTCAGCTTCCACGGGTTCTTCCAGCTTTCATTTGTCATGTTTGCGATCCTCCGTGGTCTACGGTAACTGCTCCGGATCATGAGGGGCTAGTGGACCTTGGTCCAATAGTCACTCGCCCCATGAATCGGTTAGCATGATGGCAAGTCACTGAGCCAGGAGGCCCTGCAATGAGCAAATCGATGGCGTGTGCGTTTTTACGATGAGTCTCGCGTTCGTGATCGCGACGTTCGTGTTCGGACCCTAGACAGATGCTGCGCACGCACCGTAGCGCGGCCGTTCTCATCTTCCTCCTGGCTGCGGGTTGCGCCGGAGTCGGAGGCGCGCCGCCAGGCGAGCCCCAGCCGACACAGACGGGCGGGAGCCAGCCCGCGCCGCATCCGCTCGATGCGCAGCAGGCTGAGCGCATCCGCCGCATCATGGGCCCCCTCGTCGCCGCCATGGACCATCCGCGGCCCCTGAATCAGGTCAAGGTTGGGATCATGGACGATTCTCACGTCAATGCGGCCAGCGCCGGCGGGGGAGAGTTCTACGTCACGACTGGTCTCCTTCAGAAGGCCAGCGATGAGCATCTTCGAGGTGTGCTGGCCCATGAACTCGCCCACGACGATCTCGGACACGTGGCAAAGGCACAGGTGCTGGGCGCCGGCTTGGGCATCGGGATGATAATTCTCGACCAGATCTTCCCCGGCAGCGGTCGCATCACACCCATCGCCGGCGCCCTGGTCACAAGCAGCTATAGCCGCACAGAAGAGTATGCGGCCGACCGCCACGGGGTGGACATCCTCACGCGCGCCGGCTACTCCAAGAACGTGATGATCAACACGCTGACCTGGCTCGTGCTAACGGAGGGCGCCAGCAGCGGAGGCATCCTCGCGAGTCATCCGGGGACGCAGGAACGGATCGACGCGTTGAAAAAGCTCTAAGAGGAGGACCGATGAACACACACAGCCCCAAGACGTTCGTCCCGAAGCCCTATGCGGAGCGCTTCTTCGACCTGCATGGTCTCGACGGGATCTCCGACGCGCAGATAGCAGAGCA encodes:
- a CDS encoding Thivi_2564 family membrane protein — protein: MSLIGLVMTLAVVGVLLWLLNNYVPMDSKIKSIINAVVVIVVVIWLLQSFGVLGSLRDLRIR
- a CDS encoding DUF3185 domain-containing protein, translated to MKPVTLVGVVLIILGVLALAYQGITYTTREKVVDLGPLKITADKEKSIPLPPILGALALAGGVVLVIAGARKS
- a CDS encoding peptidoglycan-binding domain-containing protein — protein: MTRGRLTPMLCRYLLGAIGLAAVTSGALVYTVATETDGLMNGAQVLASVDRRPVDSSATYLEQMKLTQETLRSFGYAPGAINGIMRFETASALRAFQREQGLKITGQANPETLAALGIEDKLYRRPR
- a CDS encoding peptidoglycan-binding domain-containing protein, whose product is MRWIHSTRLGVLVGIPIVMTAALTGLVWADEPVSPPPAAKAAVSGAGARTRHVREVQQALVAAGYDPGPIDGIMGPRTKSALRKYIAVPPPQVPSPADRALAPFRANERREGQ
- a CDS encoding LapA family protein produces the protein MVFVYVLIALLGAAAMAFAVQNPDPVTVSFLNLRTVSLPLSLLLLLSAFVGVLFASVSGFAREIELKRKVRRLEKRIVELSAPVNQTPRVERGPAHHVLPKV
- a CDS encoding OmpA family protein; the encoded protein is MFDYDRSDIRYSESRKPAEVAAYMSQNPSVRLGIDGYTDLRGTSQYNLPLSQRRVTTVRDALIQAGVPADRIETGTFGSDRVMCNPSTEQCSQREGRVEVLVRASN
- a CDS encoding DUF3185 domain-containing protein, encoding MKLPLIIIGIVLIAVGLVSLVYQGITYTSRETVVNLGPIKATADTQKTIPLSPILGGLALAGGVILLAGAWRSR
- a CDS encoding OmpA family protein; the encoded protein is MGGETGWKVYGPAGPEGPAGLVGPAGPAGSPGLAGLSGPQGPQGPQGPQGPQGVAAVWQSFRDILFDFDKSDVRANEVSKIKDIVAFMKQNPTFEIGIEGFADPRGTDAYNQALSERRVKAIRDALVAAGASAGAIRTGAEGEKNRNCGEDTESCFQKNRRVEVYVRPNAIPASAR
- a CDS encoding M48 family metallopeptidase, which gives rise to MLRTHRSAAVLIFLLAAGCAGVGGAPPGEPQPTQTGGSQPAPHPLDAQQAERIRRIMGPLVAAMDHPRPLNQVKVGIMDDSHVNAASAGGGEFYVTTGLLQKASDEHLRGVLAHELAHDDLGHVAKAQVLGAGLGIGMIILDQIFPGSGRITPIAGALVTSSYSRTEEYAADRHGVDILTRAGYSKNVMINTLTWLVLTEGASSGGILASHPGTQERIDALKKL
- a CDS encoding lmo0937 family membrane protein, translated to MLWTIAVILLVLWALGMISSYSAGGFVHLLLVVAVIVVVVQFLGGRRSI
- a CDS encoding BON domain-containing protein; translated protein: MRPLRGFGILALSILLASAVGCASTATKEGTGEYVDDSVITAKVKTAIFNDSSLKVNEINVETFKGSVQLSGFVRSQADIDRAVQVARGVAGVTSVKNDMRIK
- a CDS encoding YMGG-like glycine zipper-containing protein, yielding MTKRLVTWIIGLWMLAVTFAGCGTVTGAAVGAGAGAAVGAGTGYGAGKGALIGTGVGAAAGAIYDIYNHNKN